A stretch of DNA from Staphylococcus equorum:
TTCAATGGGCTTAGCATCTATCATGAATGCGAAGCGTATCATTCTGATAGCGTTTGGAAGTAATAAACAAGAAGCAATCCAACAATTACTGGATGGTAAAGTGTCAGAATCACTTCCTGCTTCAATCTTGCACCAACATCCGAATGTAGAAGTTATCGTCGATGACTCAGCTTTAAATTAAATAAATATACAGAAGACGATACAAGTTTGTATTGGTTTAGAATGTCGACAAAGTTACCGACTTTGTTGGCATTTTTTTGTGCGTTTTTCGCTGGCGCAACCTCATCCTGTAGTCGTCGGGTTATTCAGAAATTGGCCTAAAGCGCTGCCATTTTCAAGAAATATTAAATAATGAGATAAATGAACAAAAATAGATTCAAAACCAAACACCATTACAGCGTTTGGTTTTGAATCTAGCTGAATCTAATTCATTTAACGTGTCTATTTTTATTTAATAAATATAGTTTATATAAATATTTTCTGATTGGAATTATAAAATCGCCAATATATTCTTCTACGTGTGCATTAAAGCCTTTTTTAAATTGTTGTACGCCATAATCTTCAGAAGTTTCACTGAGGTCTCCAGTAATGCCATAAAAATTATATCTTGGAATAGCATTATTTATGGCAAATGTAATCATATCCCATTGCAAACGATAAGATCCCATAAATTGGTTGTATTTAGGATTAGAACCACTAGATAGGTAATAAACTTCATCTTTCGTGTATATATAAAATGCAGCAGCTAAATTTAAGATATTTCCTTCTGTTGAGATTAATTCAATCGTCTCATTAATTTTTCTTTCATAACTATTTTGTTGTTGTGTTAACTGGTACAATTTCGTTTTTGTTTTTTTAGAATTAGTGTTTTCTTGTAATTTATTCTCTAAATCTTTAATTTCTAAAAGAAGATTAGCATTTTTCTTTTGCAATTGTTGTTTATAATTTTCTAAATTGATATACGCGAGTTTTAACATGGAGTGATTGGCATAAATTTTTTGCATTTCCTCAAAATAAGCTTTATCCCTAAATTTAAAATTATGCTTTTCTTCTGCCATTTGAAATAGTTCAAAGAATACATTAGTTTCTGAAATATCCAGTGTTTTTACTTCTACACCTATTTCAAAAGTTTTCTTAATGTTACGACGTGTCTGATAATCCATTTCTTTTAATATGGTACTCTCATTTTTATTTTTTAAGTTTAAAACAGATAACCACCTAATTTGGCTAGTGGTAGAGTAACCGATACTATAACCTTGATGAGCATAACCTAATTTTGATAATGCATTTTTAAGCTTTTCATTATCATAGTGCTCAATTATTTTTCCATCAGCATCTCTAATATTTTCTAAAATATATGGATCTATTAAAGCGAATAATGCTTTTTGAGCTTTTAAATATACTTTTAAATTTTCAAAAAAGAATTTAGTTAATATTGGATTACTATAATCTAAAACCGGACCTCTATGAGAGTAAAAGTATTTAAAAAATCTTAATGCCCTAGCTTCTGTTAATAGACAAGCTGCTATCACTTTCTTATCTTCTTTAACACCTACTAAATGTACATCCTTCTTCTTATTATTTCTATAATGAAAATGAGAAGTAGACTGGGTATAATGCACAAAGTTTTGATTAATAAAATCAGTGAATTCTTTTTCTGTTAATTCTACGAAGTTCATCTTTTCACCTATTTCTTAAATGATAAGAAACCTGGATAAGTAGTCCAGGTCTCCAGGATCTAGTGGATTTATAAACATTATGAGTTTATTACAATAAAATTCTAACATGTAATATTACAATTATATACACTTGCATATAAAAGTTACGAAAATCGTTACAATTAAAAATAAATGAAAGTGGAGTAGAGTGATAAAAAAAGGAGGATTGAAGATGTTCGAATAACGTGGATAACAACACATAATTAAAATTATTTTCAAAAGAAGTAAGAAAGATATATTTAAATAAAAACAGCCCACGTATACAACGTAGGCTGTTATAAAACAATATTAATATCCAGAATTGACTTCTTCACCGTCTTCATCATATTCTGTGACATAACCATCATCATCTATAGTATATGATCCAGCTAAATTACCGTCTTTATCGGTAAATGAAAATCCCCAACCATCATCTGTTTCTTCAGGTTCTTTATAAGTATAAGTATCAGTGTCTAAACTTTCGCCTTCATATGATTCGACTTTGTCTATAACATTATCACGTGTGACTTCCTCATCATCTGAACTGGATGGGTCTTCGTCTTCTTCAGATTGAGTTTCTTTTTCAAATACTTTGTCTTCATGATCGCTAATAGCTTCATCATCAAAGGTTAAAGTCACATCAACTTCTTCCTCACCGTTTTCAGGGCTTGAAACATTCTCTACATTTGATGTGAATTGTTTACCTTCAACTTCAGTTGTAGCATATACTTCTACTTTTTCATCAGGAGAGTATGGACCAAATGTTTCGCTAGCGTATTCATTAAAGTCTTGTTGTTTCTCACCATTGATATAAAGCTTTAGTGAATCTGAATCGATATATGCTGAGTCAGTACTTACAGTGAAGCGCTTTTGTTTGAATTGAGGTTCAGCATCGTTACTTTCAGACATATCGATATGAACGACGCCATCAAACTTTTTACCATCTACTTTTTGAGTAGCTTTTAAATCGTATATTCCAATAGGGAAGTCATCAAGTGTTTTTGTCTTACCTTGTTTTAGTTTCACTTGTTTCGTATCGTCGTTATGTTTGTAAGATAACGTACTATCTTCTTCAGGAAGAATGGTGACAGACTCTTCATTTACATTAAAATTATAGTTTTTAAATATCCCCCATTTTTTACCATCTTGAGAGATGTTTATGAGTTCATTATCGCCAACTGTAACAGAAGAACCGCCCATTGTATTATCTTCCATATCTTCCGCAGCGCTTTGGATTTCATTACCAACACGTTCAGGGCTATCTGTTTCATTAATATATTTATAGACAGCTTTGGCTTCGTCTTTAGATAGAGACTCGCCGTTTGCTTTTAAATTATGAGCTAAGTCACTCGGCTTATTTTTCTTTAAATCATTTGAAATGGCTTCAGCTTGTTTTGTCGGTGAAAGTTGACTTTCAATTATTTTATAAGCTGTAAATAATGCAATAATGATAACTACAATGACAACAATTGTAATATAAAATGGTAATTTTGATTTTTTATTTTGATTATCGTTCTTATTTGTACTTCGTTGTTGATAAACAGGGGTGCCACACTGTGTACATACTTTTTGGTTTGGTTTGATTTCGGCTCCACAATTACTACAGTATTTCATTAATTAACTCTCTCCTTAATAATCTGTATTAAAATATGAATCTAAAAAACTTAAAGAATTTGAAACTGTACCTTCAATAAAGATGCGAAGGATGACACCTAAAATAAGAATATAAATTAAAATAGCATAAACCACGGGCATGCGAAGTGGATGCTTATGACTATGCTTTGTTGTGAGATAAATTGGTGATACTAATGTAAATAGCATAGAAATTAAAACAAGCATTGATCCAAAACTTGGTACATTAATGGCTAAAAATAATAAACCTGATAAGAATGCAATTACAGAAAATGTATTAACTAATACAAAATCTGAAAGTGCTTTATGTACACTGATTTTAATGTTTAGCAGTTTAATCAATAATAATGTAATACCAAAAATTATTGAAATAGCTATGAGTATGTAAAAGGTAATGTTAAAAACGATATTAGCCTTACTTGTTGCAAAAAATGCTACCTCTGCTGGTATAACTAAAGATAATAAAATAAGTGTAATTATAAATCCTGCAATAATGAGACTGAAAAGTGTTTTAAATGTAAATTGATGTTTACTTATAACTTCATCATCTGTCCTAGAAAATGAGTTGGAGAAAAATAATTTGGCCTCATTAAAAATATCAACAGAATGTTTAGTATTATTTTTGTTTGATTGCCTTGGTTGTTTTGGCTGATAAGATGTCTGAGATGATTCCTGATTCTGTGATACATCAGACTGAGATGTATGTTGATTAGTAGTTGGGTTGTCAGTAGATGATTGATCTTGAAGTGTTAATTTGGCGCCACACTCACCACAAAATAAATCTGTGTTTGTAACTGTCTCCCCGCAATTTGGGCAATGCATAAAAATCCCCCTTGTAATATGTTTATTAAAATAGAATATCACAGTTATATCTAATGCGCACCGCTTTTTAATAAAATATAAAAATTCATATTTTAAAAAGTTATTTTTGTTTAATTTTTGTGAGTTATAATTTTTTTAATAGTTAATACTTGTTGTAAGAAGTATTAGAAATCAAAAAAGAGGGAGGGAGATAAATAATCTCCTACTCCCTCTTTTATTGAACTATTATATTTGGCTTCATTTATACTTCTGACCAAATTAAATGTTGGTGGATGGCAAGGGCACAGGCACCTTTTGCACCATTAATAGGCTGATACGACTTCATTTGAAAATCAATTTCACCTAACCCCCCGTATAAGTTTTGGTAACTCAAGTATTCTTTTAAAATGACATTCGTAATATCATTGTTAAATAATGGGCCATGCAAATAAATTTTATTGGTATCAACTAACATGGTTAAATTGTTGAGCGTAATTGCAACTGCACGCATGGCATCTTTAATAATTTGTACAATGCCGCTATCGCCTAAACGATACGCTTCTATAACAGTATCTAAAGTTATATCATTTGAGTCTGCTACTAAACTTGTCAGATAGGTACTTTGAGCACTTCTATAAATGACTTTAGCTTTATTTATAATATTCATGC
This window harbors:
- a CDS encoding TcaA second domain-containing protein produces the protein MKYCSNCGAEIKPNQKVCTQCGTPVYQQRSTNKNDNQNKKSKLPFYITIVVIVVIIIALFTAYKIIESQLSPTKQAEAISNDLKKNKPSDLAHNLKANGESLSKDEAKAVYKYINETDSPERVGNEIQSAAEDMEDNTMGGSSVTVGDNELINISQDGKKWGIFKNYNFNVNEESVTILPEEDSTLSYKHNDDTKQVKLKQGKTKTLDDFPIGIYDLKATQKVDGKKFDGVVHIDMSESNDAEPQFKQKRFTVSTDSAYIDSDSLKLYINGEKQQDFNEYASETFGPYSPDEKVEVYATTEVEGKQFTSNVENVSSPENGEEEVDVTLTFDDEAISDHEDKVFEKETQSEEDEDPSSSDDEEVTRDNVIDKVESYEGESLDTDTYTYKEPEETDDGWGFSFTDKDGNLAGSYTIDDDGYVTEYDEDGEEVNSGY
- a CDS encoding aminoacyltransferase, which encodes MNFVELTEKEFTDFINQNFVHYTQSTSHFHYRNNKKKDVHLVGVKEDKKVIAACLLTEARALRFFKYFYSHRGPVLDYSNPILTKFFFENLKVYLKAQKALFALIDPYILENIRDADGKIIEHYDNEKLKNALSKLGYAHQGYSIGYSTTSQIRWLSVLNLKNKNESTILKEMDYQTRRNIKKTFEIGVEVKTLDISETNVFFELFQMAEEKHNFKFRDKAYFEEMQKIYANHSMLKLAYINLENYKQQLQKKNANLLLEIKDLENKLQENTNSKKTKTKLYQLTQQQNSYERKINETIELISTEGNILNLAAAFYIYTKDEVYYLSSGSNPKYNQFMGSYRLQWDMITFAINNAIPRYNFYGITGDLSETSEDYGVQQFKKGFNAHVEEYIGDFIIPIRKYLYKLYLLNKNRHVK
- a CDS encoding zinc ribbon domain-containing protein; its protein translation is MHCPNCGETVTNTDLFCGECGAKLTLQDQSSTDNPTTNQHTSQSDVSQNQESSQTSYQPKQPRQSNKNNTKHSVDIFNEAKLFFSNSFSRTDDEVISKHQFTFKTLFSLIIAGFIITLILLSLVIPAEVAFFATSKANIVFNITFYILIAISIIFGITLLLIKLLNIKISVHKALSDFVLVNTFSVIAFLSGLLFLAINVPSFGSMLVLISMLFTLVSPIYLTTKHSHKHPLRMPVVYAILIYILILGVILRIFIEGTVSNSLSFLDSYFNTDY